TCGGCATAAACGCCTTTAAGAACGAGGGGACCCTGCCGGCCGCTTTAATGCAGATAGGTGGCGGTTCGGCCTTTGCGCTCATGGTGCCCGTGCTCTCAGGGTATATCGCCTATTCTATAGCCGACAGACCGGGTCTCGTGCCGGGTATGGTCGGCGGTATGCTGGCAGTCAGTACAGGTGCAGGTTTCCTGGGTGGCATAATTTCCGGTTTTCTTGCAGGTTATACCGTAGACTTCATAAAAAGGAGTATTAAACTTCCCAAGACTTTAGAAGGCATAATGCCCGTGCTTGTGCTACCAGTATTATCATGTCTCATAGTCGGCCTTCTTATGATTTACGTTATAGGCACCCCGATCAAATCAATAATGACAGCCCTCACCAACTGGCTTACGGGCATGAGCAAGTCCAACGCCGTATTGCTGGGGCTCATATTGGGTCTCATGATGGCCTTCGATATGGGAGGTCCTGTGAACAAAGCCGCCTATACCTTTGCCACAGGCCTCTTGGCGTCGGGAATTTACACACCTATGGCCGCCGTAATGGCCGCAGGTATGACTCCCCCGTTAGGATTGGCCCTTGCCACACTAATCGCAAAAGACCGCTTCACAGAGGATGAAATAGAAGCGGGCAAAGCTGCCTGGGTACTGGGTATCTCGTTTATAACCGAAGGAGCGATACCTTTTGCAGCCGCCGACCCTCTAAAGGTCATTCCTTCGATCATGGTGGGTTCTGCGGTGACCGGCGCCCTGTCCATGCTCTTCGGAGCAACTTTGAGGGTGCCCCATGGAGGTATATTCGTCCTCCCAATCCCTAATGCCGTCGGAAACCTGCCGATGTACGTGATTTCGATAATAGCAGGCACTGTGGTAACGGCTTTTATGGTGTTGTTGCTGAAAAAGAAAGCATCCTAAGTTAAGATAAGGGGTTAACTACCCCTTATTTTTTTACCTGTATGCATGAGCCGTTTCACGGCCCCGCCTCTTAAAAATACTGTATACATTAATCCATGCTATGAAGGATTTTGTAGTAAAACTTATAACTTGCGTTACTTGTACACTAAAATAAAAATAGAAAAAATAAAATGAAAACGGGAGGTTGGAAAATGAAGAAGGCACTTGCACTCGTAACTGCAGTCTTGCTCTTGGCCGTTCTTGTAGCAGGCTGCAGCGGAGGCGGCCAGAACACTGGCGGCAGCCAGAAGTTCATCAACATTGCTACCGGAGGAACCTCCGGCACCTACTTCCCATTGGGAGGAGCTCTTGCTGAAATTTGGAACAAGAATATTAAGGGAGTAAATGCTACAGCCCAGAGCACAGGAGCATCCGTGGCAAACGTAAACCTATTGAAGGACGGCAAGGCCGAAGTGATTTTCGTCCAAAACGATATAGCCTATTACGCGTTAAACGGCACCGAAATGTTTAAAGACAACAAATACGAAGATATCCGGGGACTTGCCACACTTTATCCCGAGACCATCCAGATTGTCACACGGGCCGATAAGGGAATAAAGAGCATTTTAGACTTGAAAGGTAAAAAGGTAGCAGTAGGCGCTGCAGGAAGCGGCACCGAAGCCAACGCAAGGCAAATACTCGAAGCTGCAGGAATTACCTACAAGGACATTCAGGTTCAATACTTAAGCTTTTCTGAAGCAGCCAACAACCTTAAAGATGGCAACATAGATGCGGCCTTTGTAACGGCGGGCTTCCCGACAGCAGCAGTACAAGATATTGCTGCCCAGCACAAGATAGTGATAATCCCCGTTGACGACAAGACAGCCGATGCATTGATATCAAAGTATCCCTTCTACACAAAGACAGTTATTCCTGCCAACACTTACAACGGGCAGACCGAAGACGTAAAGACAGTATCAGTCAAATCTATGTTGGCAGTAAGTTCCAAGATGGATGAGGAAACTGCCTACAACCTGGTAAAAACCATGTATGAAAACCTCGAGAGATTAAAGACTGCCCACGCTGTCGGCGAAAAGATAGTTCCGGAAGCCGGAAAGGAAGGAATGTCCATACCGCTTCACCCCGGAGCGGAAAAGTATTTTAAAGAAAAAGGCTTATAATTGTTAAGGGGGGATTTGCGAGCATTGGAAGTTATTCCAATGCTCGTTTTATGGATACAAAAGGAAGCTATTTTTTATTGATTTTAGCAGTAATATTGGCCATTTTCTTTTGCAGGTTTCATATAGAGCACGAATGGTCGGTTGTGATTTTTAATAGAAGCAAAAATGAAAAAATTGCTGTGCCGGTAAATAGTAAATACTTTACAATCACTTTCGTACATTCTATAGAGAGGACTCCCGTATCTGAAATATACAGTATAGACGAAGATGGAAAAATAATCCTGAACGAAGTGCGTTTTTACTCTCTGGGAACAGGACTTCCTTTTTCAAGTGATGGAATTTTTAAAAATGAAAATGGGCAGTTTGTTATAAAGGAAAAGAAAAGCTTTCCTAGCCTGCTCCTTCGGGTGTCCCCAATCCCCGGCCATGCATTAATCGCCGAAGGAAGGAAGATAAACTTTCTCGAAATTGCAGAAAGTGAAGACCTTCTTGAGATACGGGCACAAAAAAGGTGGGTTGTTGTAAGGAGATGAGAATTATTATGGG
The Caldanaerovirga acetigignens genome window above contains:
- a CDS encoding PTS fructose transporter subunit IIC yields the protein MKKIVAVTACPTGIAHTYMAAENLSIAAKELGVEIKVETQGSVGIENKLSEEDIKNADAVIIAAATKVDKSRFYGKPILEVPVEQAIKDAKSLVEKALKMEKSADYLERVEEIHRKRSAARTGAYKHLMTGVSYMIPFVVAGGILIAISFAFGINAFKNEGTLPAALMQIGGGSAFALMVPVLSGYIAYSIADRPGLVPGMVGGMLAVSTGAGFLGGIISGFLAGYTVDFIKRSIKLPKTLEGIMPVLVLPVLSCLIVGLLMIYVIGTPIKSIMTALTNWLTGMSKSNAVLLGLILGLMMAFDMGGPVNKAAYTFATGLLASGIYTPMAAVMAAGMTPPLGLALATLIAKDRFTEDEIEAGKAAWVLGISFITEGAIPFAAADPLKVIPSIMVGSAVTGALSMLFGATLRVPHGGIFVLPIPNAVGNLPMYVISIIAGTVVTAFMVLLLKKKAS
- a CDS encoding DUF1850 domain-containing protein; translation: MAIFFCRFHIEHEWSVVIFNRSKNEKIAVPVNSKYFTITFVHSIERTPVSEIYSIDEDGKIILNEVRFYSLGTGLPFSSDGIFKNENGQFVIKEKKSFPSLLLRVSPIPGHALIAEGRKINFLEIAESEDLLEIRAQKRWVVVRR
- a CDS encoding TAXI family TRAP transporter solute-binding subunit — encoded protein: MKKALALVTAVLLLAVLVAGCSGGGQNTGGSQKFINIATGGTSGTYFPLGGALAEIWNKNIKGVNATAQSTGASVANVNLLKDGKAEVIFVQNDIAYYALNGTEMFKDNKYEDIRGLATLYPETIQIVTRADKGIKSILDLKGKKVAVGAAGSGTEANARQILEAAGITYKDIQVQYLSFSEAANNLKDGNIDAAFVTAGFPTAAVQDIAAQHKIVIIPVDDKTADALISKYPFYTKTVIPANTYNGQTEDVKTVSVKSMLAVSSKMDEETAYNLVKTMYENLERLKTAHAVGEKIVPEAGKEGMSIPLHPGAEKYFKEKGL